A section of the Ovis canadensis isolate MfBH-ARS-UI-01 breed Bighorn chromosome 1, ARS-UI_OviCan_v2, whole genome shotgun sequence genome encodes:
- the LOC138424834 gene encoding large ribosomal subunit protein uL30: MEGAEEKKKKVPAVPETLKKKRKNFAELKIKRLRKKFAQKMLRKARRKLIYEKAKHYHKEYRQMYRTEIRMARMARKAGNFYVPAEPKLAFVIRIRGINGVSPKVRKVLQLLRLRQIFNGTFVKLNKASINMLRIVEPYIAWGYPNLKSVNELIYKRGYGKINKKRIALTDNALIARSLGKYGIICMEDLIHEIYTVGKRFKEANNFLWPFKLSSPRGGMKKKTTHFVEGGDAGNREDQINRLIRRMN; this comes from the coding sequence ATGGAGggtgcagaagagaagaaaaagaaggttccTGCTGTGCCAGAAACCCTTAAGAAAAAGCGGAAGAATTTCGCAGAGCTTAAGATCAAGCGACTGAGAAAGAAGTTTGCCCAAAAGATGCTTCGAAAGGCAAGGAGGAAGCTTATCTATGAAAAAGCTAAGCATTACCACAAGGAATACAGGCAGATGTACAGAACTGAAATTCGAATGGCTAGGATGGCACGAAAAGCCGGCAACTTCTATGTACCCGCGGAACCCAAATTGGCGTTTGTCATCAGGATCAGAGGTATCAACGGTGTGAGCCCAAAGGTTCGAAAGGTGCTGCAGCTCCTTCGCCTCCGGCAGATCTTCAACGGCACCTTTGTGAAGCTCAACAAGGCATCAATTAATATGCTGAGAATTGTGGAGCCATACATTGCATGGGGATACCCAAATCTGAAGTCTGTAAATGAATTGATCTACAAGCGTGGTTATGGCAAAATCAACAAAAAGCGAATTGCCCTGACAGACAATGCATTGATTGCTCGATCTCTTGGGAAATACGGAATCATCTGCATGGAGGATCTGATTCATGAGATCTATACCGTTGGAAAACGtttcaaagaagcaaacaacTTCCTGTGGCCCTTTAAATTGTCTTCTCCACGAGGTGGAATGAAGAAAAAGACCACCCATTTTGTAGAAGGTGGAGATGCTGGCAACAGGGAAGACCAGATCAACAGGCTTATTAGAAGGATGAACTAA